A window of the Paenibacillus woosongensis genome harbors these coding sequences:
- a CDS encoding lactonase family protein, which produces MSIFKPEEQYFYVGGYSSREEAGIHLCSLNTDSGELRLLHGTSDIENPSFLIVADKQHAGRQAAAHIMQKHESDTAEDSANPVSPAAEGTGTMRLYAALECEEGKVAAYGINPQDGKLNLLETVRTEGASPCHLSLSPSGHLLVANYSSGHVNSFELDGEGSLAQMAAAVQHVGSGFRQDRQEAAHAHSVIPSKDGKYAFVSDLGLDQIVVYRVEDGKLVTHREVALPPGAGPRHFIIHPSDTFAYGINELNNTVTVFAYNPTHGILEIIQHISTLPEDFAEESYAADIHLSPDGKYIYASNRGHDSIVRFRLDASTGQLSAPEWTSVGGKWPRNFAVLDDYVLVANQFSNSITLLGRDRATGSLSPADSVLEVKEPSCIAIVPR; this is translated from the coding sequence ATGAGTATCTTTAAGCCAGAGGAACAGTATTTCTATGTTGGGGGTTACTCTTCCCGAGAAGAAGCGGGGATCCATCTTTGCAGCTTAAATACGGACAGCGGAGAGCTTCGTCTCCTTCACGGCACCTCAGACATCGAGAACCCGTCTTTTCTTATCGTAGCGGATAAACAACATGCAGGGCGTCAGGCGGCTGCACACATCATGCAGAAACATGAAAGCGATACCGCGGAAGATTCGGCCAACCCTGTTAGCCCGGCAGCTGAGGGAACGGGAACAATGCGGCTATATGCTGCTTTGGAATGCGAGGAAGGCAAGGTCGCTGCCTATGGCATTAATCCGCAGGATGGCAAGCTGAATCTGCTTGAAACGGTGCGTACGGAGGGTGCAAGCCCGTGTCATTTGTCGCTGTCTCCTTCCGGGCATCTGCTTGTCGCCAACTATTCCAGCGGCCATGTCAACAGCTTTGAATTGGATGGGGAGGGGAGCCTGGCCCAAATGGCGGCGGCTGTTCAGCATGTCGGCAGCGGCTTTCGCCAGGATCGCCAGGAGGCAGCTCATGCCCACAGCGTAATCCCATCCAAGGATGGCAAATATGCCTTCGTGTCCGACCTGGGTCTGGACCAGATCGTCGTTTACAGAGTGGAAGACGGCAAGCTCGTTACGCACCGCGAGGTGGCGCTGCCGCCTGGAGCGGGGCCAAGGCATTTCATTATCCACCCGTCCGACACATTCGCTTACGGCATCAATGAGCTGAACAATACAGTGACCGTGTTTGCGTACAACCCAACCCATGGTATTTTGGAAATTATTCAGCATATAAGCACTTTGCCCGAGGACTTTGCCGAAGAGAGCTATGCGGCGGACATTCATCTGTCGCCGGATGGCAAATATATATACGCATCGAACCGTGGCCATGACAGTATCGTCCGTTTCAGGCTGGACGCTTCGACCGGACAGCTCAGCGCCCCGGAGTGGACTAGCGTTGGCGGAAAGTGGCCGCGCAACTTTGCTGTCCTGGACGACTATGTGCTCGTGGCGAACCAGTTTAGCAACAGCATCACCTTACTCGGCCGCGACCGGGCCACCGGCAGCCTATCGCCTGCCGACAGCGTGCTGGAGGTGAAAGAGCCTTCCTGTATCGCGATTGTTCCGCGGTAG